From Vanessa cardui chromosome 11, ilVanCard2.1, whole genome shotgun sequence, the proteins below share one genomic window:
- the LOC124533576 gene encoding armadillo repeat-containing protein gudu: protein MAEGDNISTFSVDGGQDTVGLPRIVMVTEGSDTSASSPSSTSSSEDNWADLIKSSEIPPEYWHIQKLVKYMKAGNQTATMVALSCLKDHDLTIEVNQRAIQEIGGLELLVNLLETRDLCCILGGLAVLRDITPNIEIRKKVTDLGAIPLLVGLLSDPARDVQILAAETIANLGRIRKSRKFCRKFGGIPKLIDLLDIKERCLITPREELNQDELQFLDIARAGAKALWSMSSSQRNREAMRKYGMIPLIARILKTIHLDVAVPAVGLLQLCANETSFQLAIQTEKMVDDLIIHLANEDKDLKTYCSLAIYKCASDAITRDMIREAGGLELLVEAAQDSTNRANKPLMAAVTGALWKCANSDASVKRLDSLGAVPILVRLLDDENDGVLTNVAGALAECAKYPPNRDKIRIARGIPMLIHHLNNTHKPLLENVPLVLMECAREPNCMTEIDDLDGVRLIWSLLKNDSKKVQTNAALALSPCVQNAADSGEMVRSFVGALELTVDLLDSDDHNVLSAVCAAIATIARDHENLAVISDHGVVGKLSKLVSTTDDHLRANLGVAIAYCCDWAQNRQEFGKRGAITPLVNYMTSRDPNVHRATALALYHLSFYSINCVTMHAAGVVQFLLETIGSKDPILQEASAGCLCNIRKLALATEKIKLKQ, encoded by the exons atggCGGAGGGTGATAACATATCTACATTTAGCGTCGATGGGGGCCAGGATACTGTGGGACTTCCACGTATTGTGATGGTGACTGAGGGATCAGACACTTCTGCTTCTTCACCATCATCAACATCGTCCTCTGAAGACAACTGGGCTGACTTGATTAAATCTTCAGAAATACCTCCAGAATATTGGCATATTCAAAAGTTAGTCAAATACATGAAGGCTGGTAACCAAACTGCCACAATGGTAGCTTTATCTTGCCTTAAGGACCATGATCTTACTATAGAGGTAAATCAAAGAGCCATACAGGAAATTGGAGGCTTAGAACTTCTAGTAAATTTACTAGAAACCAGAGATCTTTGTTGCATTTTGGGGGGTTTGGCAGTACTAAGAGATATAACACCGAATATCGAAATCCGTAAGAAGGTAACAGATCTAGGTGCAATTCCATTACTGGTTGGCCTTCTATCGGATCCAGCAAGAGACGTCCAAATTCTAGCAGCAGAGACTATCGCGAATTTGGGAAGAATTCGTAAGAGCAGAAAGTTTTGTAGGAAGTTTGGTGGTATACCAAAATTAATAGATCTATTGGATATTAAAGAAAG aTGTCTTATAACACCAAGAGAGGAATTAAATCAAGACGAGTTACAGTTTCTTGATATAGCAAGAGCTGGCGCAAAGGCTTTGTGGTCAATGTCATCATCGCAACGAAACCGCGAAGCAATGAGAAAGTACGGTATGATTCCTCTCATCGCTCGGATACTCAAGACCATTCACTTGGACGTTGCAGTACCGGCTGTCGGACTTTTACAATTGTGCGCAAATGAAACCTCCTTCCAGCTCGCTATACAGACCGAAAAGATGGTTGATGATTTGATAATACACTTAGCGAATGAGGACAAGGACTTAAAG ACTTACTGCAGTCTAGCTATTTACAAATGCGCCAGTGACGCCATTACCAGAGATATGATACGCGAAGCTGGAGGCCTTGAACTTTTAGTAGAAGCAGCTCAAGATTCTACAAACAGAGCCAATAAGCCACTTATGGCTGCAGTTACTGGAGCGCTCTGGAAATGTGCTAACAGCGACGCTAGTGTTAAGAGATTAGACAGCCTCGGAGCAGTACCGATTCTAGTGAGACTGTTAGATGATGAGAATGATGGTGTTCTCACTAACGTAGCGGGGGCTCTAGCAGAATGTGCGAAGTATCCTCCCAACCGAGACAAAATACGAATTGCTAGAGGGATTCCTATGCTTA tacaTCATCTGAACAATACCCATAAGCCATTACTAGAGAACGTTCCACTGGTACTAATGGAATGCGCTAGAGAACCTAATTGTATGACAGAGATCGATGATTTGGATGGCGTGAGACTTATTTGGTCGCTCCTTAAAAATGATTCGAAGAAAGTTCAAACGAACGCCGCTCTCGCTTTGAGTCCATGCGTCCAGAATGCAGCGGATTCTGGGGAAATGGTTCGATCTTTCGTCGGTGCCTTGGAGCTAACAGTAGATTTGTTAGACTCTGATGATCACAATGTACTGTCAGCAGTCTGTGCAGCAATTGCAACTATCGCCCGCGATCACGAAAACTTGGCTGTGATCTCAGATCACGGTGTCGTAGGGAAACTTTCGAAACTTG TGAGCACAACAGACGATCACCTCAGAGCTAACCTTGGTGTCGCAATTGCGTACTGTTGCGACTGGGCTCAGAACCGTCAGGAGTTTGGCAAACGTGGTGCCATCACACCTCTCGTCAACTACATGACATCTAGAGACCCTAACGTCCACAGGGCAACCGCGCTGGCGTTGTACCACCTGTCCTTCTACTCGATCAACTGTGTTACTATGCATGcg GCTGGTGTAGTTCAGTTTTTGCTAGAAACGATAGGTTCCAAGGATCCTATACTCCAAGAAGCATCCGCTGgttgtttatgtaatatacGAAAACTGGCGCTCGCTaccgaaaaaattaaattaaaacaataa
- the LOC124533575 gene encoding SEC14-like protein 2 → MAPVSNAVVGIDDDQRFALIKFRRSVKDVLKPEHNDHFLLRWLRARQWNPEAAEKMLRDSMKWREKWGVDTTLASWKAPEVLETHFPSGSTGFDKEGSPIIIVPFVGLDIWGLLHSVTRTDIVRMVLRHLENYLAIARKQAMTHGSNALKVTVIFDLEGFSMRQYAWKPAAELVFTLLQIYEANYPEILKICYIVNAPKVFSLAFSVVKKFIHEYTISKIRIYGCDVKKWQAQVLTIVDKDQIPEHYGGTMVDENGDPRCSSIVKPGGKVPKKFYARNVVAETEKEYTKVTVKTGEKHVVDLLCADSESVLKWEFGIDSHDIKFSIKRKDQDGNESVVHGPRKVGEGPVDVGVLPVSGPATYAVIFDNKGSFLRNKKIFYDVLITVPARDLNINDSPEELAATANEG, encoded by the exons TTTCGAAGGAGTGTTAAGGATGTTTTAAAGCCGGAACACAATGACCACTTTTTACTGAGATGGCTTAgag caAGACAATGGAATCCAGAGGCCGCGGAAAAAATGCTAAGAGAC TCAATGAAATGGCGCGAGAAATGGGGTGTGGACACAACACTAGCATCGTGGAAGGCACCGGAAGTGCTAGAGACTCACTTTCCAAGCGGCAGTACCGGTTTCGACAAAGAAGGTTCACCAA TCATAATAGTACCTTTTGTCGGCCTGGATATATGGGGGCTATTGCATTCAGTGACACGTACAGACATTGTACGGATGGTTTTACGACACTTGGAGAACTATCTGGCCATCGCCAGAAAACAGGCGATGACACATGGATCAAACGCTCTTAAG GTAACTGTTATCTTCGATTTGGAAGGGTTCAGCATGCGTCAATATGCTTGGAAGCCCGCAGCAGAACTGGTCTTCACACTTCTGCAGATTTACGAAGCGAACTATCCGGAGATACTAAAAATATGCTACATTGTTAATG CTCCAAAAGTGTTTTCATTGGCCTTTTCCGTGGTCAAGAAATTCATTCACGAATATACGATATCCAAGATTCGCATATATGGGTGTGATGTTAAGAAATGGCAAGCTCAAGTCTTGACAATTGTTGATAAGGACCAAATACCTGAGCACTACGGTGGTACCATGGTCGATGAAAATGGTGATCCGAGGTGCAGTTCGATT GTAAAACCCGGAGGCAAAGTACCAAAGAAATTCTACGCACGAAACGTAGTCGCCGAGACTGAGAAAGAATACACTAAAGTTACAGTGAAAACTGGAGAAAAACACGTTGTTGATCTACTTTGCGCTGACAGTGAAAGCGTTCTAAA ATGGGAATTCGGCATTGACAGTCATGACATAAAGTTTTCCATAAAGAGAAAAGATCAAGACGGCAACGAGAGTGTGGTACACGGCCCGAGGAAGGTCGGTGAGGGGCCAGTCGATGTGGGAGTTCTGCCTGTCTCTGGACCTGCTACAT ATGCCgtaatatttgacaataaagGTTCATTCTTACGAAACAAGAAAATTTTCTACGACGTACTAATAACTGTACCCGCTAGAGATCTTAATATAAACGACAGTCCTGAAGAACTCGCAGCCACTGCGAATGAGGGTTAA
- the LOC124533854 gene encoding thioredoxin domain-containing protein 17-like, which translates to MVTIANIKGFEEFVKYTETIDDNGPQVLFYFSGSKLPNGNSWCPDCAVAEPMVRAFLNELNKNIIFVFVDVGDREYWKDRACPFRTDTRSKLLVIPTIIKWKGVQRLEGSQCGQRDLLQMLFEDED; encoded by the exons ATGGTTACTATAGCTAATATAAAGGGCTTTGAAGAATTTGTTAAATACACTGAAACTATTGATGATAATGGACCGCaggttctattttattttagcgGTTCGAAATTACCTAACGGTAACAGTTGGTGTCCTGACTGCGCGGTTG cgGAACCAATGGTGAGGGCATTTTTGAATGAGCTCAATAAGAATATCATATTTGTGTTTGTTGATGTTGGCGATCGAGAATA ttggaAAGACAGAGCGTGCCCATTCAGAACTGACACCCGTTCGAAGTTATTGGTGATACCGACTATAATTAAATGGAAAGGAGTACAAAGGCTAGAAGGTAGTCAGTGTGGACAGCGGGATTTGCTTCAAATGTTATTTGAAGACGAAGATTGA
- the LOC124533873 gene encoding uncharacterized protein LOC124533873: MDSAVKNKSITQPKTMAELLPGLCGILSKDAVHTLTAKKQSRPTTIQSRTAEKVLKPMTIAQMRGDILALRVQSPRKFALPTASAKKRHWNSSVKVENKNKSHTADGQMKYNSVRKVLNFHSKPKPPSTTRATMAIPEPVKFPKPEIKAKKSLHIPSKNNVRISGICHIPETPVITNKLNKNRMTIQQQINKENNSYFANLNKKLAAPKPQNFKKVVTKPETPIANMSFKSNSDASFLEKEKEINDIEEKTQALTEEQTLENIAEVTPPVSTPFKEYRNVQEFFNHTAESDNSALYNDTIMCFEKMSVNNEIKREESVIVSLCDMLNKAAVTNSDKTSTELEDLLEVEKQTEKNIKMIENGIKTLKHIKESQLKSLQSVRKLINEKRIQKVSENEINDQIKKEQVINEPFKKETCSETSPILSRPSVIKAKSPSYKIPKKNLCMRKKVFYKSMPNVSDVMQTPNKNTDKALNMYMEMKEKMNFLNTPLVKHRHIEPPDTPAVTSHNLQVQLDKLFNGS; the protein is encoded by the exons atggATTCTGCGGTGAAAAATAAGTCAATCACACAGCCTAAGACTATGGCGGAATTGTTACCTGGACTTTGTG GTATATTATCAAAGGATGCAGTTCATACTCTTACGGCTAAAAAACAATCCCGACCGACGACGATTCAATCGCGGACTGCTGAGAAAGTATTAAAACCAATGACTATTGCGCAAATGAGGGGTGATATATTAG CATTAAGAGTACAGTCACCTCGAAAATTTGCCTTACCCACGGCTTCAGCAAAGAAACGACATTGGAATTCATCAGTGAAagtagaaaacaaaaataaaagtcacaCAGCAGATGGGCAAATGAAGTATAATTCTGTCAGAAAAGTTCTTAATTTTCATTCCAAGCCAAAA ccTCCAAGTACTACCAGAGCAACAATGGCGATACCTGAACCTGTTAAATTTCCAAAACCAGAAATTAAAGCAAAGAAATCACTTCATATTCCAA GTAAAAATAATGTGAGGATTAGTGGAATATGTCATATACCAGAAACACCTGTCATAACTAATAAGCTCAATAAAAACCGCATGACCATACAGCAACAAATCAATAAGGAGAATAACTCATACTTTgccaatttaaacaaaaagctTGCAGCTCCGAAGCCTCAGAATTTCAAAAAAGTTGTAACCAAGCCTGAAACACCCATTGCTAATATGTCTTTCAAATCAAACAGCGATGCCAGTTTcctagaaaaagaaaaagaaataaatgatataGAAGAGAAAACACAAGCACTGACAGAAGAACAGACCTTGGAGAATATAGCGGAAGTAACACCACCCGTTTCAACGCCATTTAAAGAATACAGGAATGTTCAGGAGTTTTTCAACCATACAGCTGAATCTGATAACTCAGCTTTGTACAATGACACAATTATGTGTTTTGAAAAAATGTCTGTCAACAATGAAATTAAGAGGGAAGAAAGTGTTATAGTTTCCCTTTGTGACATGTTAAATAAAGCTGCCGTTACAAATTCGGATAAGACCAGCACTGAACTAGAAGATTTACTTGAAGTGGAgaaacaaacagaaaaaaatataaaaatgattgaaaatggtattaaaacattaaaacacaTCAAAGAATCACAGCTGAAATCTTTGCAATCAgtaagaaaactaataaatgaaAAGAGGATACAAAAAGTTTCTGAGAATGAAATTAATGATCAAATTAAAAAGGAACAAGTTATAAATGAGCCATTTAAAAAGGAAACATGTTCAGAAACAAGTCCGATTCTAAGCAGGCCTTCAGTTATAAAAGCAAAATCACCTTCTTACaagataccaaaaaaaaatttgtgTATGAGGAAAAAGGTATTTTATAAGTCTATGCCCAATGTATCTGATGTAATGCAAACCCCAAATAAGAATACAGACAAAGCTTTGAATATGTATATGGAAATGAAAGAGAAAATGAACTTTCTGAACACCCCATTAGTGAAACACCGTCATATAGAACCTCCAGACACACCTGCTGTCACATCACACAATTTACAAGTGCAATTAGACAAACTATTCAACGGAAGCTAA